Proteins co-encoded in one Actinomadura luteofluorescens genomic window:
- a CDS encoding HAD-IIA family hydrolase yields the protein MTERKPIEYWLSDMDGVLVHEGRPVPGAEEFVRRLAASGKPFLILTNNSIYTRRDLSARLAAAGLAVPAESIWTSALATARFLADQRPEGSAYVIGEAGLTTALHEADFVLTDIDPDYVVLGETRTYSFSQITRAIRLIEGGARFVATNPDPIGPSPEGSLPACGAVAAMITRATGVDPYFVGKPNPLMMRTALNVVGGHSESTAMIGDRMDTDIVAGVEAGLETILVLTGVTRKDEIARFPFRPHRVVASIADLVDLV from the coding sequence ATGACCGAGCGCAAGCCGATCGAGTACTGGCTGTCGGACATGGACGGCGTCCTCGTGCACGAGGGCCGGCCCGTCCCCGGCGCCGAGGAGTTCGTCCGCCGCCTGGCGGCGTCCGGAAAGCCGTTCCTCATCCTGACCAACAACTCGATCTACACCCGGCGGGACCTGTCGGCCCGCCTGGCGGCGGCGGGGCTGGCCGTCCCGGCCGAGTCGATCTGGACCTCCGCGCTGGCCACCGCCCGTTTCCTGGCCGACCAGCGCCCCGAGGGGTCGGCGTACGTGATCGGGGAGGCGGGCCTGACGACGGCGCTGCACGAGGCCGACTTCGTCCTCACCGACATCGACCCCGACTACGTGGTGCTCGGCGAGACCCGCACCTACAGCTTCTCCCAGATCACCCGCGCGATCCGGCTGATCGAGGGCGGCGCCCGGTTCGTGGCGACCAACCCCGACCCGATCGGCCCGTCCCCGGAGGGCTCGCTGCCGGCGTGCGGCGCCGTCGCCGCGATGATCACCCGGGCGACGGGGGTGGACCCCTACTTCGTCGGCAAGCCGAACCCGCTGATGATGCGCACGGCGCTGAACGTGGTCGGCGGGCACAGCGAGAGCACCGCGATGATCGGCGACCGCATGGACACCGACATCGTCGCCGGCGTCGAGGCCGGGCTGGAGACGATCCTGGTGCTGACCGGCGTCACCCGCAAGGACGAGATCGCCCGCTTCCCGTTCCGCCCGCACCGCGTCGTGGCGTCCATCGCCGACCTCGTCGACCTGGTCTAG
- a CDS encoding class I adenylate-forming enzyme family protein, with translation MQDRDVQDTGRPAGTGMAGNGMAGPRLASIAEVRAAMTAPGQPFEMDEARIRGVRTRVWKNAPPTLRDVLEISRLHGDKDFLVYGDDRLTFAEHRARAAAFARRLVDRYGIAKGDRVAIAMRNYPEWSVAFFGAAVAGAVVVPLNAWWSAAELEYGLADSGAKVLVADAERAERLAGVLPGLGVACLVARADGAVPAGAEAFEDAAGAAGDPADATLPDMTLPDVPLGPEDDATIFYTSGTTGRPKGALGTHRNIAGNPISLAYGIMSAGVRAGRTVEELATPQPRVTLLSVPFFHATGCHSVLVSSALQGGTVVLMYKWDVRRALELIERERVTGFGGVPTMAWQVLTSPEFGEFDTSSLTGVSYGGAPAAPALVDKIRERLPERMPGNGYGLTETSSVTTYNGGVNYLERPESVGPPVAVCDVRVVGPAGEELPAGEVGELLIKGPNVIKGYWNKPEATAAAFVDGWFHSGDLARLDADGFVYIVDRAKDMLIRGGENIYCAEVEAALYEHPAVADCAVIGVPHQVLGEEVGAVIVPRPGAAVSERELREFLGGRIAAFKVPVHVWFREEGLPRNPGGKILKTRLREELLARPPVS, from the coding sequence GTGCAGGATCGGGACGTGCAGGACACCGGGCGGCCGGCGGGCACCGGAATGGCCGGCAACGGGATGGCGGGCCCCAGACTGGCGAGCATCGCCGAGGTCAGGGCCGCGATGACGGCGCCGGGGCAGCCGTTCGAGATGGACGAGGCCCGGATCCGCGGCGTCCGGACCCGGGTGTGGAAGAACGCCCCGCCCACGCTGCGCGACGTCCTGGAGATCTCCCGCCTCCACGGCGACAAGGACTTCCTGGTCTACGGGGACGACCGGCTCACCTTCGCCGAGCACCGCGCGCGGGCGGCCGCGTTCGCGCGGCGGCTCGTCGACCGGTACGGGATCGCCAAGGGCGACCGGGTCGCGATCGCCATGCGCAACTACCCCGAGTGGTCGGTGGCCTTCTTCGGCGCCGCGGTCGCCGGGGCCGTCGTGGTCCCGCTGAACGCCTGGTGGAGCGCCGCGGAACTGGAGTACGGGCTGGCCGACAGCGGCGCCAAGGTCCTGGTCGCCGACGCCGAGCGCGCCGAGCGGCTCGCCGGGGTGCTGCCGGGCCTGGGCGTGGCGTGCCTGGTCGCGAGGGCGGACGGCGCCGTGCCCGCGGGAGCGGAGGCGTTCGAGGACGCCGCCGGCGCCGCCGGAGACCCGGCCGACGCGACCCTGCCCGACATGACTCTGCCCGACGTGCCGCTCGGTCCCGAGGACGATGCCACGATCTTCTACACCTCCGGCACCACCGGACGGCCCAAGGGCGCCCTCGGAACGCACCGCAACATCGCCGGCAACCCCATCAGCCTCGCCTACGGGATCATGTCGGCGGGGGTGCGCGCCGGCCGCACGGTCGAGGAGCTCGCGACGCCGCAGCCGCGCGTGACGCTGCTGAGCGTCCCGTTCTTCCACGCCACCGGCTGCCACTCGGTGCTGGTGTCCAGCGCCCTGCAGGGCGGCACCGTGGTGCTGATGTACAAGTGGGACGTCCGCCGGGCGCTGGAGCTGATCGAGCGGGAGAGGGTCACCGGGTTCGGCGGCGTGCCGACGATGGCGTGGCAGGTGCTGACCTCCCCCGAGTTCGGCGAGTTCGACACCTCCAGCCTCACCGGCGTCAGCTACGGCGGCGCGCCCGCCGCGCCCGCCCTCGTCGACAAGATCAGGGAGCGGCTGCCCGAGCGGATGCCCGGCAACGGCTACGGCCTCACCGAGACCTCCTCGGTCACCACCTACAACGGCGGCGTGAACTACCTGGAGCGGCCCGAGAGCGTCGGCCCGCCCGTCGCGGTCTGCGACGTCCGGGTCGTGGGGCCCGCCGGGGAGGAGCTGCCGGCCGGCGAGGTCGGCGAGCTGCTCATCAAGGGGCCCAACGTCATCAAGGGCTACTGGAACAAGCCCGAGGCGACCGCCGCGGCGTTCGTGGACGGCTGGTTCCACAGCGGCGACCTGGCCCGCCTGGACGCCGACGGGTTCGTCTACATCGTCGACCGGGCCAAGGACATGCTGATCCGCGGCGGCGAGAACATCTACTGCGCCGAGGTCGAGGCCGCCCTCTACGAGCATCCCGCCGTCGCCGACTGCGCCGTGATCGGCGTCCCGCACCAGGTGCTCGGCGAGGAGGTCGGCGCGGTGATCGTGCCGCGCCCCGGCGCCGCGGTGTCCGAGCGCGAGCTCCGGGAGTTCCTGGGCGGGCGGATCGCGGCGTTCAAGGTGCCCGTGCACGTGTGGTTCCGGGAGGAGGGCCTGCCCCGCAACCCCGGCGGCAAGATCCTCAAGACGCGGCTGCGGGAGGAGCTGCTCGCCCGCCCGCCGGTATCGTGA
- a CDS encoding RidA family protein has protein sequence MSDEPGPAHRQIDAPGLPPGPGYSHAVSVDVPGRLVVISGQIPLDSDGNLVGPGDLEAQTRQVFANLETALTAAGARWEHVVRLGYFLRDAGGAPVVRAVRAEFVPAGVAPAASLVEVSRLVRDDLLVEIEALAVVPAG, from the coding sequence ATGAGCGACGAGCCGGGCCCCGCCCACCGCCAGATCGACGCGCCGGGCCTTCCGCCCGGCCCCGGGTACAGCCATGCCGTCTCCGTCGACGTGCCGGGCCGGCTGGTGGTGATCAGCGGGCAGATCCCGCTGGACTCGGACGGGAACCTGGTCGGCCCCGGCGACCTGGAGGCCCAGACCCGGCAGGTGTTCGCCAACCTGGAGACCGCGCTCACCGCCGCGGGCGCCCGCTGGGAGCACGTCGTGCGGCTCGGCTACTTCCTGCGGGACGCCGGCGGCGCCCCGGTCGTGCGCGCCGTGCGCGCCGAGTTCGTCCCCGCGGGCGTCGCGCCCGCCGCGTCGCTGGTCGAGGTGTCGCGCCTGGTCCGCGACGACCTGCTGGTGGAGATCGAGGCCCTCGCCGTCGTCCCCGCGGGCTGA